GGGCTTCAATCGTGAGCATGCACTCTTCGGTGCCAGTGCAGCGTGTGTGGCTGTGCACCCCTCCGATATGGCGGTCGCGCTCGCGGCACTCGATGCGCACGTGCACGTGCAGGGTGCGGCCGGCCGGCGGACGATCGCGATCGCCGACTTCTTCGTGCTGCCCGGCGATCACCCTGAACGCGACAACGTGGTGGGCGAAGGTGAACTGATCACCGGTGTCGAGCTTCCGCCGTCACCGTACGCCCGGCACAGTTGGTACCTGAAGGTGCGCGACCGGCACAGCTATGCGTTCGCCCTGGTGTCGGTGGCCGCCGGAGTGCAGCTCGTCGACGGGAAGATCACCTCGGCCGCCGTGGCGCTCGGTGGGGTGGCCGCCACTCCTTGGCGGGTGGCAGCCGCGGAACGGCAGTTGATCGGCGTACTGCCCTCGGATACCGCGTTCGGCGCGGCGGCCGATGCGCTGGTTGTCGGTGCTGAGCCGCTGGCGCAGAACGGATTAAAGATCAGACTTGTCCGTAACAGTGTGGTGCGGGCGTTGCGGCGGGCCGTCGATACACTCGATCGATGAGTGTCTCATCGTTGATGGCGTCGGTGCTGAACTGGTTGCGTGCCGGTTATCCCGATGGCGTTCCCGGCCCCGACCGGGTGCCGTTGCTCGCGCTGTTGCGTAGCACGCCGCTGACCGATGAGGAGATCAAAGAGGTGGTGTTCAACATCGCCGAGGCTGCCGCCCCCGCCGACAACGACGATCCGATCACCCGCGAGGAGATCGAGATGTTCATCGCCGAAAAGACCCACCACGACCCCGGGCCCGAGAATGTCGCG
This DNA window, taken from Mycolicibacterium neoaurum, encodes the following:
- a CDS encoding xanthine dehydrogenase family protein subunit M, which encodes MRTFDFAHAQTVDDAVRRGADGGRYYAGGTNLLDLMKLGVEAPPVLVDIGRLDLRSITTTADGGVLIGAGATNSAVANHRHIRREYPMLAQAILSGATTQIRNMATVGGNLMQRTRCPYFMDTSSTQCNKRIVGSGCAARTGFNREHALFGASAACVAVHPSDMAVALAALDAHVHVQGAAGRRTIAIADFFVLPGDHPERDNVVGEGELITGVELPPSPYARHSWYLKVRDRHSYAFALVSVAAGVQLVDGKITSAAVALGGVAATPWRVAAAERQLIGVLPSDTAFGAAADALVVGAEPLAQNGLKIRLVRNSVVRALRRAVDTLDR
- a CDS encoding DUF3349 domain-containing protein, which gives rise to MSVSSLMASVLNWLRAGYPDGVPGPDRVPLLALLRSTPLTDEEIKEVVFNIAEAAAPADNDDPITREEIEMFIAEKTHHDPGPENVARVAARLAAAGWPLADFSQSPSA